From the Motacilla alba alba isolate MOTALB_02 chromosome Z, Motacilla_alba_V1.0_pri, whole genome shotgun sequence genome, one window contains:
- the MBLAC2 gene encoding metallo-beta-lactamase domain-containing protein 2, producing MSALEWFAHKPLGGGIFWIQERFYESGNRANIWLVRGSQRDVVIDAGLGLRSLPDYLRDAGLLAPAEGAGPRPLLAVATHVHFDHSGGLQHFEEVAVHSAEAAALLHGDNYEAVTWLSDREVARPPRPGWSARQFRVPPVRPSRLLHEGDVINLGDRQLTVMHMPGHSRGSICLHDKDRKILFSGDVVYDGSMIDWLPYSRISDYIASCQRLMELVDRGLVEKVLPGHFNIFGAERLYRLASNYISQAGVCHKISTCAMRSIASIALRVANSRITSQ from the exons ATGTCGGCGCTGGAATGGTTCGCGCACAAGCCCCTGGGCGGCGGTATCTTTTGGATCCAGGAACGTTTCTACGAGTCAGGCAACCGGGCCAACATCTGGCTGGTGCGGGGCTCGCAGCGAGACGTGGTGATTGatgcggggctggggctgcgcaGCCTACCCGACTACCTGCGTGACGCCGGGCTGCTGGCGCCGGCCGAGGGTGCCGGGCCGCGGCCGCTGCTGGCCGTGGCTACCCACGTCCACTTCGACCACTCGGGCGGGCTGCAGCACTTCGAGGAGGTGGCGGTGCACAGCGCCGAGGCGGCGGCGCTGCTCCATGGCGACAATTACGAGGCCGTGACGTGGCTGTCGGACCGGGAGGTGGCGCGACCGCCGCGGCCCGGCTGGAGCGCACGGCAGTTCCGCGTCCCGCCCGTCCGGCCCAGTCGCCTGCTGCACGAGG GGGATGTGATCAACCTCGGAGATCGACAGCTCACTGTCATGCACATGCCTGGTCATTCACGAGGCAGTATTTGCTTACATGACAAGGACCGGAAGATTTTGTTCAGCGGAGATGTGGTGTATGATGGATCTATGATCGATTGGCTTCCCTACAGCAGAATCAGTGACTACATTGCAAGCTGCCAGCGCCTGATGGAATTAGTAGACAGAGGTCTTGTGGAGAAGGTACTACCTGGGCACTTTAACATATTTGGAGCAGAAAGGCTGTATCGGTTAGCTTCCAACTACATTTCCCAAGCTGGAGTTTGTCACAAGATTTCTACCTGTGCTATGAGATCCATTGCAAGCATAGCACTTCGTGTTGCAAATTCAAGAATCACTTCTCAGTGA
- the POLR3G gene encoding LOW QUALITY PROTEIN: DNA-directed RNA polymerase III subunit RPC7 (The sequence of the model RefSeq protein was modified relative to this genomic sequence to represent the inferred CDS: deleted 1 base in 1 codon), which translates to MARSGRGRGHASFAFNMETTSFGKGAALPDDICKPPPPFPVSTASILERSLCSGKLNMCSHSCLENIMKYINPPKNFGFYNSVSHHFSMDTKPVPLKIKEDEDYILALKQDLRETTKKCHTSSQLEKTPREMKPNKAKKKGAKPKKAKNSEPKSNLDVIKENEVLEKKDEEKEKPEDEKDKEGEDYDEAEEKEEYDEEHEEENDYISSYFENGDGFGVVSDDNMVEET; encoded by the exons ATGGCTAGGTCAGGTAGAGGAAGAGGACATGCTTCATTTGCCTTCAACATGGAGACTACTAGCTTTGGTAAAGGTGCAGCTCTACCTGATGACATCTGTAAGCCTCCACCACCATTTCCAGTAAGTACAGCGAGTATCTTGGAGCGCAGTCTTTGTTCAGGTAAACTGAACATGTGTTCACACTCATGTTTAGAGAACATAATGAAATACATTAACCCCCCTAAGAACTTTGGATTTTATAATAGTGTAAGTCACCATTTTTC TATGGACACTAAGCCAGTgcctctgaaaataaaagaagatgaAGATTACATTTTGGCCTTAAAACAAGATCTTAGAGAAACTACGAAAAAATGCCATACTTCTTCACA ATTGGAGAAGACTCCAAGAGAGATGAAACcaaataaggcaaaaaaaaaag gtgcaaaaccaaaaaaggcaaaaaactcTGAGCCTAAAAGTAATCTGGATgtcattaaagaaaatgaa GTGCTAGAAAAGaaggatgaggaaaaagaaaaacctgaagatgagaaagacaaagaagGTGAAGATTACGATGAAGCAGAAGAA AAAGAGGAATATGATGAAGAGCATGAAGAG GAAAATGACTACATTTCTTCCTATTTTGAAAATGGAGATGGCTTTGGTGTTGTCAGTGATGACAATATGGTTGAAGAAACATAG
- the LYSMD3 gene encoding lysM and putative peptidoglycan-binding domain-containing protein 3: MAGRGAGSGPQPSAVAQPLGGGHLYPFVSVESEALEEEGELSELRPRGREKVRRSASRDRLDDIVLLTKDIRDGDTLNAVALQFCCSVADIKRVNNLINDQDFFALRSIRIPVKKFSVFTETHLSPKGRPALRPALCSPEVQETFLCDKFSANETAGNFLKEVDRDIEEIVKCNDTKRENLNEVVSALAAQQICFETDGKTKKFKDPYYGADWGIGWWTAVVIMLIIGIVTPVFYLLYYEVLVKADVSHHFPMESPHLFVTAVSHQKETENGINPTNIMKVDNQGDLQH, from the exons ATGGCCggcagaggtgctggcagtGGCCCGCAGCCGTCCGCCGTGGCGCAGCCGCTCGGCGGCGGTCACTTGTACCCCTTCGTGAGCGTGGAGAGCGAGGCACTCGAGGAGGAAGGTGAGCTGTCGGAACTGCGGCCGCGGGGCAGGGAGAAGGTCCGGCGGAGCGCGTCGAGGGACAGGCTGGATGATATAGTCCTGCTGACGAAGGACATCCGGGATGGGGACACGCTGAACGCGGTCGcgctgcagttctgctgctcc gtTGCAGATATCAAGAGAGTTAACAATCTTATCAACGATCAAGATTTTTTTGCCCTGAGGTCTATCAGAATTCCAGTGAAAAAGTTCAGTGTGTTTACTGAAACCCATCTATCCCCGAAAGGAAGACCAGCTCTTCGGCCTGCTCTTTGTTCCCCAGAAGtacaggaaacatttctttgtgATAAATTCTCTGCTAATGAGACTGCTGGCAACTTCTTAAAAGAAGTCGATCGAGATATAGAAGAAATAGTGAAGTGTAATGATACAAAGAGAGAGAATCTCAATGAAGTTGTTTCTGCTTTAGCAGCCCAACAGATTTGTTTTGAAACTGATGGTAAAACTAAAAAATTTAAGGATCCTTACTATGGAGCAGACTGGGGTATAGGATGGTGGACAGCAGTAGTGATTATGTTGATTATTGGCATAGTAACTCCAGTTTTTTATCTCCTGTATTATGAAGTTCTAGTGAAAGCAGATGTCAGTCACCATTTTCCAATGGAATCTCCCCATTTGTTTGTCACAGCAGTATCACatcagaaagaaacagagaatgGAATAAATCCAACAAATATTATGAAAGTTGATAATCAAGGAGACCTTCAGCATTAA